The following proteins are encoded in a genomic region of Vibrio spartinae:
- the rpmJ gene encoding 50S ribosomal protein L36, whose amino-acid sequence MKVRASVKKICRNCKVIKRNGVVRVICSEPKHKQRQG is encoded by the coding sequence ATGAAAGTTCGTGCTTCCGTTAAAAAGATCTGCCGTAACTGCAAAGTTATCAAGCGTAACGGTGTTGTTCGCGTGATTTGCAGTGAGCCAAAGCATAAGCAACGCCAAGGCTAA